The genomic segment GAACCAGCGAGGTGTAGATCATCGCCCGCTCGGTCTGGAACAGCGCGTCGTTGGTCCGCAGGCCGACGCGAACCAGCTCGTTGTCATCAACCAGATTGCGTTCGAGGAGCCCGACGGCCTTCAGCGGTACAAGGTGGACCGCCTTCACCGTATCGGTCGGGCCGTGAACGGTCGCCACCCCCTCACACACCGCGAGCCGCTTTGTGTCGGTCGCCACCAAGCGAGTCGTCTGGCCCTCGGCCTCCCACAGCACACCGGTCAGAGCGAACTTCGCGGTGGTGTCTTTCTTGTCCGCGGCGAACGCGGTCCGCTTGATGAGCGTTCGCAGGGTGCCGGCCGTGACCTCGTGGTACCGGCCCCCGTCGTCGAACGAGGGGATGTCGGGGAACTCGTCCACATCGAGGCTGAGCATCTCGTACCGGCCGCTCGCCTTTGCAACGACCGCTTCCTTACCCGCGTCCAGGCTGATGTCGGCGTCGCTGCTCTCGCGAAGGATTTGAATCAGTTGGTCCTTCGGCAGGATGCACGACCCCGCACGGGCCACGGTGATGCCACGTAGCTCGTAGCGAATGCCGACCCCCTGTGTCGGGTCGTAAGCGACGAGCAAGAGGGCGTCGTCGTGGGCGGTGGCCTTGATGTTCTTGAGCGCGGGGATGGTGGTGTGGGCCGGCACCGCGGCGGAGACCGCCTGACACGCCATCAGCAAACTGTCCCGCTGGCACGTCACTTTCATGGCGAACCCTCCTCCGCCTTCCTTGGGGTTTTGGCTTTCGCTACGCGAGCGTCAACCAGATACCTTTAGTTCTTAGTTTTAAACATCCAGTAGCAGTAGTAAGGTGCGCGCCCTTTCTGGCGCGCACCTGCGTCTACCGCATCGAAATCCCTGGTCGCACAGGCGTTTCACGCTCATACCCGGCCTGTGGACAACGTGGCGCGCGAGTGGCGCGCTCGTGTGTGTCTGTGTTGCGCCAATTCGGGCGCCGGTTCGGCGTTTGCAACCACGACCAATGCGCGCCGGCTGGAGAAACTCGCGCGCCACTCGCGCGCCACGTTGTCCACAGGTTGAAGAACCCCCACGGCCCCCCTCCCTGAAGGGAAGGGGCGTTGTCCGGCTCCCCTCCCTGAAGGGAAGGGGCGTTGTCCGGCTCCCCTCCCTTCAGGGAGGGGTTGGGGTGGGTTGCCTTTCATCCCAACCCCACACGAAGGTCGCTCACCCGCTTCGCCAGACCCAAGTCGCTAGCCATGTCTTCTTCCACCTTGCGGCACGCGTGCAGCACGGTTGTGTGGTCGCGTCCCCCGAACGCCACGCCGATGCGGGGAAGCGACAGGCCCGTCAGTTCGCGAGCGAGGTACATCGCGATTTGTCGCGGTTTCAGCACGCCGCGAAGCCGGCTCGTGCTGAGGATGTCCTTTTCACTCACTCCGAATGCCGATGCCACACCCTTTACGATCTGGGAAACGTCGCCCGGGGCCGATGTCGGTTGTCCGGTTCCGACGAGTGTTTGTTCCACGTCCGTCCGGGTAAGCGGACCGGGGAAAGTTTTCGCGACCTGAGCCAGGTTTTGAAGGAAACCGAGTGTGGAACGAACTCCGCCGCCGGTCGCCTGGTCCGAGAGCCAATCGAGCGCTTCGGCCGTGAGTCGGACGCCCCTTGTTGCGGCGGCATCAGCGAGGATGACACGACGGCTCGGTGCCGAGAGCGGTTCGAGTTGCACGACCAGTCCGGCCGCGAGCCGGGAGGTCAGACGCCGCGGAAGGTGTGTCAGGCCCGCGGGACCGGCGCGGGCGGTGAGGATCGTGGCGCGGCGATGAGTGGCGCGACGGTCGATTAGCTCGCACGCCGCGTCCGCTCGGCGTTCGGTCAGGTGCTGGATGTCTTCCAGAGCGAGCACATCACAATCGAACAACTCGTCATCACCGAGTCCTTCGTCCGGCGAACGAGTCAGATCACCCGCTGAGACCGTCCGAAGGGTGATCCCGTTCGGTGCATTTGAGAGGCGTTCCGTAAGAGCCGCGATCAGTCGCGATTTCCCGGTCCCGGGTGTGCCGTGCAGGACAAGTGGGTTGACCGCAGGTCGCTTACCCGCAAGAACCGTGCGACACACCGATCGCACCGCACGCACTCCGACGCGATTTTCCGCCAGTACCAAAAAACCATGCCAACGAGGCGACGAAAGAGCAGCTTGAGGGGCCTCGTTGCCGGGTCCAGTTGGAGTTTTCGTAACGGTGTTCATTCAGTTCATATTTTATCCATTTCCGAGCACCGGGTAAAGGCCAATGAGGAGTCACTAACTGCTGAGTTTGCAATAAGTTGCGGATGATAAATTGTGACGTTCGGGACGAGCTTTTGAAGGCATTCGTGGGCCGAGAGTTTCGACTCCCGGACGGCCCGAATATCATAACCCAATGCGCCTCGTCGATAAGCACCTACTTCGCGCCCTGCACGCTCCCGGTTGGGGAGGGTTCTGGCTGACGCATCTGTATGTAAGTGCGTTCTTTGCGCTCGTGGCGGGGTGCGCCATTGCGGTTCGGGAATCCGCATACACTCTGCTCGTGCCGCTCGTCTTGGTGCAGTCGTTTGTGATGCACGCGCTACTGATCGCGTTCCACGAATCGGCCCACGGCGGGCTGTGTCCGCTCCGATGGGTGAACGGTTACCTGGGGCGGGTCATTGGTATTTCGAGCTGGATGAGCCTTTCGCTCTATCGGGCGGCGCACCACTGGCACCACGCGTACCTGGGTGATCGGCGTGACGAAGAGTTCTGGCCGCTGAACGATCCGGCGGCGAGCCGGTCCAAGCGCCGGCTCGCGGCGTTCTTTGAACTTGCTTGCGGTTTGGGGTGGACGCCATTTTTGTTCCTTCGGATGTTTTTCCGCAGCAATTCGGCGATTCGCAACCGCGGCATTCGTCGCGTCATCTGGATCGAACTGATCGGCCTTTTGATTTTCTGGTCGGTCGCATTGAGCCTCGTGGCGTGGTTCGGCGTGGAAGCGGAGTTCCTCGCCGCCTACCTCATCCCGGCCGTGATCGCCGGGAACGTTCAGAGTTGGCGGAAGTACGTCGAACACGTCGGGTTGACCGGCCGCGGACTCGCTCTTACGCGCAGCGTGCGCAACCCAACCTTGCTCGGTCGAGTATTCTCCTGGATGCTGTTCCAGGAGCCGTACCACGACGTTCACCACCTGTACCCGAAAGTGCCCCAAACGGCACTTCCCATCGTGGCCGCCGCCGAGAACCCTCTCCCGCCGGAACTCCCGGTGTATCCGAATTACACGACGGCTCTGCTGGATTTGCTCCGCGGGCTCTCGGACCCCAAGTTCGGTAAGGCGTGGGCGGAAGTTCTGGTGTCACCCGCTCCGGAGCCGGTTCACGCACTCCGCGATTCGGTCTAACGCGGCGTCGATTTCGTCCGGCGATTGAGTCGGGGCGAAGCTGAACCGCAAGGCGGACCGCAGAACCTCGTCCGACACCCCCATCGCACGCAGCACCGGACTCGGCAACAAACTCCCGCTCGAACAAGCGGAGCCGGTTGAACACGCGATTCCGGCCAGATCGAGCGCCATCAACAGAAGGTCCGCACGACACCCGGGAAAGGACGCGTTGAGCGTCGTCGGGACCACATCTTCGGCACCGATCTCAGGCCCGTTGAGCACGACCGGCCCGCATAATCGTTGCAACCCGTACCAGAATCGGCTGCGGAGCGCTTCCAACTTCGCCCGATTTGTGTCCATGTTTCGCACCGTGCATTCGAGCGCGACCGCCATACCCACAGCGAGTGCGACTGGTTCCGTTCCGGGTCGCCGGCCGCGCTGCTGATGCCCACCGAACGCGAGCGGTGCGAGATGGGTTCCGCGCTTCGTAAGCAACACCCCGATCCCCTTTGGCCCGCCGAACTTGTGCGCCGATGCGGTCAGGGTGGTCGCTCCGAGCGCTCGAAAATCGACCGGCACTTTCCCGACAGCTTGCGCCGCATCGCAGTGGAGCTTGGCACTTGCGGGGAGAGAACGGGCCACGTCGCGCACGGGCTGAATGGCACCGGTTTCGTGGTTCGCGAGCATCAGGCACACGAGCAGGGATGTGCTCGATTCGGGTGGCTGACTGTCTCCGACAGTCGGTGGTCGCACCTCAGAGGGTGCTACTGAGTTGCCCGAGAGGCTACTGGACGCGGTCGCCGTCGCTGTCGGAGACAGTGACCCACCCGAAAGAGTGCCACGCGCATCGGCCGGCAACCACTCGATCGACACGCCGCCGGCTTCGAGTTGCCGCAGTGGTTCGACCACGCAGGGGTGTTCGAGGTGGGAAGCGATGCAAGAACCCACCCCCCAGCCCCCTCCCTGAAGGGAGGGGGCTGGGGGGTGGGAAGCCTCCGACTCTCTGGAGGTTTCGCGCTTCCGAAGGTCTGGCTCCCCTCCCTTTAAGGG from the Frigoriglobus tundricola genome contains:
- a CDS encoding cysteine desulfurase family protein, which encodes MQTIYLDHNATTPLLPEVWDAMRPLMTETFGNPSSAHAVGRKARQALEDARERVARLLGAFPDEVTFTSGATEANNIAIFGLGRPTHPAPKAPPPPPPLKGGEPDLRKRETSRESEASHPPAPSLQGGGWGVGSCIASHLEHPCVVEPLRQLEAGGVSIEWLPADARGTLSGGSLSPTATATASSSLSGNSVAPSEVRPPTVGDSQPPESSTSLLVCLMLANHETGAIQPVRDVARSLPASAKLHCDAAQAVGKVPVDFRALGATTLTASAHKFGGPKGIGVLLTKRGTHLAPLAFGGHQQRGRRPGTEPVALAVGMAVALECTVRNMDTNRAKLEALRSRFWYGLQRLCGPVVLNGPEIGAEDVVPTTLNASFPGCRADLLLMALDLAGIACSTGSACSSGSLLPSPVLRAMGVSDEVLRSALRFSFAPTQSPDEIDAALDRIAECVNRLRSG
- the dnaN gene encoding DNA polymerase III subunit beta, whose product is MKVTCQRDSLLMACQAVSAAVPAHTTIPALKNIKATAHDDALLLVAYDPTQGVGIRYELRGITVARAGSCILPKDQLIQILRESSDADISLDAGKEAVVAKASGRYEMLSLDVDEFPDIPSFDDGGRYHEVTAGTLRTLIKRTAFAADKKDTTAKFALTGVLWEAEGQTTRLVATDTKRLAVCEGVATVHGPTDTVKAVHLVPLKAVGLLERNLVDDNELVRVGLRTNDALFQTERAMIYTSLVQGKFPPYRDIIAKTRKEAVQKISLPVVEFLSRVRQSAIMTDEESMRVDMTFEPGQVTMKARGAKTGSSEVSLALPEYDGPPTEIAFDPQYLIEFLRALEDEPTVVLEMSTGSRAALFKCGDQYSYLVMPLTG
- a CDS encoding DnaA/Hda family protein, whose translation is MNTVTKTPTGPGNEAPQAALSSPRWHGFLVLAENRVGVRAVRSVCRTVLAGKRPAVNPLVLHGTPGTGKSRLIAALTERLSNAPNGITLRTVSAGDLTRSPDEGLGDDELFDCDVLALEDIQHLTERRADAACELIDRRATHRRATILTARAGPAGLTHLPRRLTSRLAAGLVVQLEPLSAPSRRVILADAAATRGVRLTAEALDWLSDQATGGGVRSTLGFLQNLAQVAKTFPGPLTRTDVEQTLVGTGQPTSAPGDVSQIVKGVASAFGVSEKDILSTSRLRGVLKPRQIAMYLARELTGLSLPRIGVAFGGRDHTTVLHACRKVEEDMASDLGLAKRVSDLRVGLG
- a CDS encoding fatty acid desaturase family protein; amino-acid sequence: MRLVDKHLLRALHAPGWGGFWLTHLYVSAFFALVAGCAIAVRESAYTLLVPLVLVQSFVMHALLIAFHESAHGGLCPLRWVNGYLGRVIGISSWMSLSLYRAAHHWHHAYLGDRRDEEFWPLNDPAASRSKRRLAAFFELACGLGWTPFLFLRMFFRSNSAIRNRGIRRVIWIELIGLLIFWSVALSLVAWFGVEAEFLAAYLIPAVIAGNVQSWRKYVEHVGLTGRGLALTRSVRNPTLLGRVFSWMLFQEPYHDVHHLYPKVPQTALPIVAAAENPLPPELPVYPNYTTALLDLLRGLSDPKFGKAWAEVLVSPAPEPVHALRDSV